In Drosophila ananassae strain 14024-0371.13 chromosome 3R, ASM1763931v2, whole genome shotgun sequence, the DNA window GCCTGGACTACCAGTGGGTTCTGATCATGGACTACGAGACTGGGGTAATGATCTGAGATACAATCTGTAAGGTCTTCTTGGCTAAATGTCCTTTGTTTCCCACTTTCAGAACATAATTGAACGCTTCCCGGCATCCCTCGTCCAGGAACCTACAGCCTTTACCTCCAACGACGCCATGGAGTTGTACAACAACATTCTCGTCTTTATTGTATCCGGAGGCGGTGGCTCCCGCTCCGAGATGCATATATTCCAGGTAGTGGAATCGCTTCTTAATAGTTTCTTTCTTGCTAAGGCTTTATCCATTATCTTTTTAGTCACAAAGTGTGTCCGCCGTCCATTTGGTTGAGGACCTAAAGCAGCTCCGCAGCGGCAAGATGATCACCCAACAGCGCGGAGCCACGCCCACACAATCCGGCGGTGGAGCCTCCAGCATGGCCATGATGATGAGCAAGACttcatcgtcgtcgtcgcaCAGCAGGGTGGAGCTGCACCGGGAGCACAGGGAGCAGCGTGGAGAGCGAGAGCGGGATCGGGAAAGGGATCGCGAGCGGGAGAGCCACCACCACAGCATGCACCAGCGGACCAGCGTGGAGCAGTATGGTGTGCGAGCCGGGATAGGAGTTTCCCCAGACGATGTGGCCCACATGGCCGGCGAAACAGACTCGGAGCACGGTGGAATCGGAGGCGGAGGAGCGGAACGCGATGAAACGAGCTCCACCTCCAGCGAAAAGTACGAGCGGGATGTGGCTGTGCTGAACCACTGCTTCGATGACATCGAGAAGTTTATAGCCCGACTACAACATGCGGCTGCAGCTTCCAGGGAGCTGGAGCGTCGTCGCCGCAACCGAAAGTCAAAGAAAAGGGATCCAGGAGAGGGATTACTCACGCTGCGGACACGTCCGCCCCACGAGAAGGAGTTTGTGGACATTTTCGCCAAGTTCAAGCTGTCCTTCAACCTGCTGGCCAAGCTCAAGGCACACATCCACGATCCCAACGCCCCGGAACTGGTGCATTTTCTTTTCACGCCTCTGGCTCTGATTGTGGAGGCCTCCAGCGACACCTACTATGAGTCGCAGCTTCCGGCGCGAGTGGTGAATCCCCTGCTTACCCGGGAGGCCATCAACCTGCTCATTAACTGCGTCACCAGCAAGGAGACAGAGCTGTGGCGCTCGCTTGGCGACGCTTGGGTGATCCCCCGAGACCAGTGGAAGGATGACGTGGGATCCTATCACCCGGTGTTCCTCGACGGCTGGTCGCCGGACTACATGATCAACGACGAGCTGGAACCCCCTCCAAACTCCCCTCCAGCTCATGTCAGCAAGCGCCGGCTCGAAGTCCAAGCTGGCTCCGGACTAAACGGACGTGGAGGTGGTGGCTACGATGAATACGACACGGGAAATGGCATCAATCATGGGATGGCCATGGGTATCGAGAAGTACACCATCCACCACGGAAACGATGGAATGAGGGATCGGGATCGCGATCGCGAGAGGGATAGGGAGCGGGCGGGAGCCATTAGTGCCTCTGACTTCAACACCCGCAGCGAGTTGTCCTTTGACTCGATTGAGGGGAGAGGAGGAGCCGCGGGCCATGGACACGGGCATGGGCCTGGAGCAGGACCCACCCTCAGCGCCATCACAGCTGGTCTGCAGAATCTGCACACTCGCGATTCCAGGGAAGGGAACGGCTATGGAGGAGCTGCCGCTGGAGGGCCTTCCTCGGAGCTGGGTGGCGCTGGACGGGGAGGGGCGAATATCAGCGATGACCAGATGCTCGAGTCCTGGCTGGAGGATCTGCAGGCGTCGGGCGCCAAGGTAGTGCTGGTAACTTATCCGCGAACAGCCAACAACGACAAGGAACTGAGTGTGATGCGAGGCGAATACTTGGAGGTGAGAAGTCCTCAGTTATGATGATAAAGGAAAATGCTAAGCTATGATTGAATTTTCAGATCCTTGATGACACCCGCAAGTGGTGGAAGGCGCGGAATATGCGGGGACAGGTGGCCCACGTGCCTCACACCATTGTGACGCCCTTCAACTACGGCGACGGGGACGGAGCCCAGTTCTACGGGCAACAACAGCCCCAGCCTGGCCTGGGTTCGACCAAGAAGTCCCGTCCCGGGGTAGGTAGTTCCCTCCTCCGTTTCTGACCTAGCTAAcatttgaatatttaactAGGAAAACTCCGGCCTTGAGCAGCGCTCCCCGGACCCCACCGACATGATGCGCAGCAAGCACCTGGGCAAGAAGGGCGAGTTCCGCTACTTCTAGGATTGATATACGATTACCATATACATATTCGCATACATATACGCATGTATTCCGTAGTGAGAATCTAGCATTAGAGAAAGACCGTCCCTGGCCCTCGCTAGCAGGAGTCCAAGCTAAAATTAACCATAAGACTAACCTAAGTTGAGCTCCGGACCGGAGATCGTGGAATGCTGATGACGACTAGAACGATGATGGGGAGACGAAGgcaataatttgttttaataaaagtATATCCAAAGGAGCCATTACGAGAGTGTGGTCAATAATAGTTATGGGTTTAGTTCACGGAGAAGGGAAGAGCTGATTTTCTTTATTTGGATGCTCACAAGAAGAAGTTAACTGGTGCTCTATAGGGTGCTCTCAAAGCCAACGATTCAACAAAGCGCATTCTACTACAATCCGGAAAATCAATCCCCTCAGATAATGGATAGCTTCTCCACGCGGGCCAAGAGCGGGGAGTCCGAGTGGTACTCCAGGCTGCGAACCGCAAAGTCGCCCACATCGTTGCTGAAGCACTTGAGCGTGGAAATGGAGAACGGTCGTCCCGGGAAGTTGTAGTAGGTGAAGTACTGCCCGTTCACGGCGATTAAGAAGGCACGGTCTCCGAGTCCGAAGGCTATCTTGAAGAGCTTGCCCCGcacgaacggaaactcgcccTCGGTCTCCTCGTCATCGGGGGCGAAACTGCAAGCAGAGAGTTTTAAAAATGGATATTACCAAGAACTCGTAATAGTACCTGTTGTCATCTCTCTGATAGCTCCTGGAGACCGTGGTCCGGTCAAAGTTAACGTGGAACCGGAGCACGGTTCTGCCAGTGTCGTTGCACTGGAAACAGATGGAGAACTCCGAGGTGGGCGGACCCTTGGCAATGCACTCCATGGCCACCACAGTGCCAGTTTCGTACCGCCTTGGTACGTCGCTCTGGAAGGCCACCTTATCCGGGCACATCAGCGTCCGGGGGAAGACCAGAGGGAAGAGCATGCGGTGGTGGAACTGGGTTATCTTCTCAAAGTCCCCGTAGGCCCGCACATAGTTGATCTGCTTGGGAAACTTGACGAACTCAAAGGACCCATACAACTGGTCGTTCACGTAGATCTCGAAGCAGCGCTGCAGCACGGCTACCCGGAAGGTGAAGCTCTGGCCCGGCTGCAGAGGATTCTTGGGCCCGTCGCTCTTCCAGTTCTTGGATATCTCCTCCTGCTGCCAGCCCTCGCCCGGCTGGAACATGCTTCGGATGATCTGGCCCTCGCGGAAGTTGGCCTCGATCTTGAGGAACACGGTTTCACTTTCATTGTGCGCGTTCACATTGTCTGTGAGGTCGAGGGAAATTCTATAGGGGATTGGGGGATGACACTGGGTGAAAAACTATCTCAAGAAGTCGGTATATCCGACTATAAAGGTACCAGGTACTTGGGGTACTAGATCTcaaagatttattattttctagcCACTTTTAATAGTATTACTTTGTATATCCACCACTTCGAtttatctgatatatatagAATCTATATTAAAGATACCATATTTATCTTGAAAATaagtatttgtattttaaatctttttgGAGATCTAGTTGACGCTTAATTTTTGAGATCCTCAAGTACCAAgttaaaaaagaacaaaatctATTGCCTACTTATTGGGATGCGGCTTGACGCGTCCACTGACGATTAAAACATGGCCGAAGGGGACCTCCGTGAGCACCTTTGCTTTCCACACGTTCATCGCGACTCGCGGCTCCACTGCAACTGACTGGAGGATTCCGAATCCGTATCCGAATCCGCCCAGTCCGACTCCGGCGGCGCCGTTTTATGCGCCCTTATGCTAATAGATTCGCCATCCGTCGCTTTCCTCGTT includes these proteins:
- the LOC6497894 gene encoding uncharacterized protein LOC6497894 — protein: MNVWKAKVLTEVPFGHVLIVSGRVKPHPNKISLDLTDNVNAHNESETVFLKIEANFREGQIIRSMFQPGEGWQQEEISKNWKSDGPKNPLQPGQSFTFRVAVLQRCFEIYVNDQLYGSFEFVKFPKQINYVRAYGDFEKITQFHHRMLFPLVFPRTLMCPDKVAFQSDVPRRYETGTVVAMECIAKGPPTSEFSICFQCNDTGRTVLRFHVNFDRTTVSRSYQRDDNSFAPDDEETEGEFPFVRGKLFKIAFGLGDRAFLIAVNGQYFTYYNFPGRPFSISTLKCFSNDVGDFAVRSLEYHSDSPLLARVEKLSII
- the LOC6497637 gene encoding epidermal growth factor receptor kinase substrate 8-like protein 2, with protein sequence MVNHHSNGGGSGGNSSGSLRGGGAHGGGGDYSGDDRSGGGEERERLDGDLHDKPTYLLEHLATFTVNKESGIVYPADGMRRLLQLEKTTGIWSQKMQLCLDYQWVLIMDYETGNIIERFPASLVQEPTAFTSNDAMELYNNILVFIVSGGGGSRSEMHIFQSQSVSAVHLVEDLKQLRSGKMITQQRGATPTQSGGGASSMAMMMSKTSSSSSHSRVELHREHREQRGERERDRERDRERESHHHSMHQRTSVEQYGVRAGIGVSPDDVAHMAGETDSEHGGIGGGGAERDETSSTSSEKYERDVAVLNHCFDDIEKFIARLQHAAAASRELERRRRNRKSKKRDPGEGLLTLRTRPPHEKEFVDIFAKFKLSFNLLAKLKAHIHDPNAPELVHFLFTPLALIVEASSDTYYESQLPARVVNPLLTREAINLLINCVTSKETELWRSLGDAWVIPRDQWKDDVGSYHPVFLDGWSPDYMINDELEPPPNSPPAHVSKRRLEVQAGSGLNGRGGGGYDEYDTGNGINHGMAMGIEKYTIHHGNDGMRDRDRDRERDRERAGAISASDFNTRSELSFDSIEGRGGAAGHGHGHGPGAGPTLSAITAGLQNLHTRDSREGNGYGGAAAGGPSSELGGAGRGGANISDDQMLESWLEDLQASGAKVVLVTYPRTANNDKELSVMRGEYLEILDDTRKWWKARNMRGQVAHVPHTIVTPFNYGDGDGAQFYGQQQPQPGLGSTKKSRPGENSGLEQRSPDPTDMMRSKHLGKKGEFRYF